A portion of the Nitrosopumilaceae archaeon genome contains these proteins:
- a CDS encoding phosphatase PAP2 family protein — protein sequence MNKYHTSSIIILALFVVLAILVSPQAGNNSGIISKDTSAFLKVNDSHVHFLNKLMVLLTKYGREAFWIATIIILFIFGGITGKKTAIVLALAFIVLIPIGYAAKDLVQRERPSIPDSDLILAQDSDYSYPSGHATIVSAGAAIALALFRDSKRKIAISLALAAEAALVCISRVYVGGHYPLDVIGGILLGVGIAFLFVAATRQVERIMLTINRIFKRK from the coding sequence ATGAACAAATATCACACATCTTCAATTATCATTCTTGCATTGTTTGTAGTTTTGGCCATACTGGTATCGCCACAAGCTGGCAACAATTCAGGAATAATATCTAAAGACACGTCAGCATTTCTAAAAGTAAATGATTCCCACGTTCATTTTCTCAACAAGTTAATGGTTTTGCTAACAAAGTATGGCAGGGAGGCATTTTGGATAGCGACAATAATTATTTTGTTCATATTTGGCGGAATTACTGGCAAAAAGACTGCAATAGTTTTGGCACTGGCATTTATTGTTCTAATACCAATTGGATATGCTGCAAAGGATTTGGTGCAAAGGGAGCGTCCGTCAATTCCAGATTCTGATCTTATACTAGCTCAGGATTCAGATTATTCTTATCCGTCTGGTCATGCTACAATAGTTTCTGCTGGTGCAGCCATAGCTTTAGCATTATTTCGAGACTCTAAAAGAAAAATTGCAATATCGCTAGCTTTGGCAGCAGAGGCTGCACTTGTCTGCATCTCAAGAGTCTATGTCGGAGGGCACTATCCTTTAGATGTCATAGGCGGAATATTGCTTGGTGTTGGGATAGCGTTTCTTTTTGTAGCTGCAACAAGACAAGTTGAAAGAATAATGTTAACTATAAACCGAATATTCAAGCGCAAATAA